A single window of Polaribacter sp. SA4-10 DNA harbors:
- a CDS encoding BspA family leucine-rich repeat surface protein, with amino-acid sequence MLKKILLSCLLLITAINTQSQIWSKYTEIIGFEVNKKFGSLVATDGDFTIISDGEEKAYIFSENGISYYNPFRNKINSNYGSSLGLDGGIIRVPPGPDLHKPENIIKVAVSGDNYLVATRSAIRMYEKGASTTYNTLAPPNGSSFNGPIAIDGSNVIAGAANGTYIYTKNGGGYNSPIHLNIQEQNSFATSVDIHGNFAIVGGSSGFAYIFEKIGGLWIQTEKLFIHSPVAGAFYNPNSPSISVSIHGSNAVVSSNEGILVFNNSNGSWSQTAKLIIDAPSIFFGFGNRFSNIAINKATITIGVASYLYIFNNYGNNTWIETKKVRLPSSSSSSGIGLSGGGIISLALSDNKVILGSNVQNSAYDIGAAYILPYDDSYINNSNFSLASNGQTCLCENAVDGESGTLIIDGIAKNFTKRNLRQLTDLQNRDTDYNRYSLGETPETSLTCTSGITDLRGIFASGPYTEHRYQPDEAQSYLGHWDVSNVTNMMSMFSTIGVSKGRITEVDQGFEYWDTSNVTNMRFMFANTQFGIRLAGFSNWDTSNVTDMNGMFMNSRAIGLDLSNWNTSNVKDMSGMFSYAAAYINISNWDTSNVTNMSQMFVYSGVHGDISNWDVSKVTNMSEMFRRAESFNQDISNWDVSKVTNMTKMFSVATSFKYDISNWCVSKIPYEPTEFANGTYQFPANFRPVWGTCPSECNVEALVKDITINLDNNGNAILNASDIDNGSSATCGIATISTDKSTFNCSNLGVNIVNLTATDVNGNQSITTANVTVEDKIAPTVITKDITVQLDANGNAFITPDMINDGSNDACGIASLEFLSAATGGELIINGGFDNATNDWTRVGGYIEYRTTGGNPGAYVVLNDVGGSSDPGLNQVINGLTIGQTYIIIGDYRNAYNCCGAFIGQTAFGVDVDGNQIAALPNPGTNWSPFSVTFTATSSTHTVGFRGEINGTDTDIAIDNVSIVAPTGNTTTTLINYSCADVIANEVTLVVTDVNGNISNKTALVTVIDKISPEITAPANISVFATSAAGAVVDYITPVGTDNCAATTILTEGLADGATFPIGVTTVTYTATDASGNRAVASFNVEVVGIAPEILVPTNISVSNDSGICGAVINYTATETTGIPASTITYDIQPGSLFTIGSVTVTATATNAIGTSTKTFTVNVNDNEAPTAIAKDISIDLDANGFASITPSMIDNASFDACGIESILFAGSGTFNATTNEGNNLVLQAPLGSVIDGITFASYGTPNNNNAGTFTIGSCHASNSLSIVESYALGKNSVTIPAVNGLFGDPCGGTYKRLYVTATYSAETTTAGFTCANVGNNQVTLLVTDINGNIATATANVTVKDNIAPNVITQNITVELDANGVASITTSMIDDGSNDACGIKSYTLDIDNFTCANVGANNVILSVEDNNGNVASLNATVTVQDNIAPNVITQNITVELDANGVASITPLMINNGSSDACGIKSYTLDIDNFTCANVGANNVILSVEDNNGNVASLNAAVTVQDNIAPNVITQNITIELDANGVASITTSMIDDGSADACGIKSYTLDIDNFTCANVGANTVILTVTDNNNNISTQTATVTVKDNVDPIAITQSATVQLDASGNGMITADDIDNGSNDACGIKSLELDTTSFSCENVGLNTVTLTVTDNNDNVSTQTATVTVEDTTAPIVITQSYSIDLTNGVADITPSDIDGGTFDNCDFTLSIDKDHFTCDDIGDHVVTLTATDASNNTTSSTAIVSVLGDVPTIAINDFNAVDTQKENTIFLGFADTVNLTTTVSGGSGFTYEWTTSSGEIVSNEANPSISPEVSTTYNVTVTNSNGCNASTSIYVCVIDARAFDKKGKYKGKVTVCHHTNGKKGTNHVQINISSDGVMTHLTKHGVGTDYADTLGACNAVCVDNTNARSASKTSFTTTSIEDNLLIYPNPSNGIFDIKLTSVNLQTELFLFDTTGKLIERTSISKENSAENIITIGNHNLASGIYLLKIINKEETITKKLIIEKSN; translated from the coding sequence ATGTTAAAAAAAATACTATTAAGCTGTCTATTATTAATAACAGCAATCAACACACAATCCCAAATTTGGAGTAAATACACTGAAATTATAGGTTTTGAGGTAAATAAAAAGTTTGGGTCCTTAGTTGCTACAGATGGTGATTTTACAATTATTTCTGATGGTGAAGAGAAGGCATATATATTTTCAGAGAATGGTATTTCTTATTATAATCCTTTTAGAAATAAAATTAACTCAAATTATGGTAGCTCACTCGGGCTTGATGGTGGTATTATTCGCGTCCCTCCGGGACCAGATTTGCATAAACCAGAAAATATTATCAAAGTAGCTGTAAGTGGTGATAATTATCTTGTAGCCACTAGAAGTGCTATTCGCATGTATGAGAAAGGAGCATCAACAACATATAATACATTGGCTCCTCCTAATGGGTCTAGTTTCAATGGTCCTATAGCTATAGATGGTAGTAACGTTATTGCTGGTGCTGCAAATGGTACTTACATTTATACAAAAAATGGTGGTGGGTATAATAGCCCTATACATTTAAATATACAAGAACAAAATTCTTTTGCTACTTCTGTAGATATTCATGGTAATTTTGCTATTGTTGGAGGTAGTTCAGGGTTTGCCTATATTTTTGAAAAAATAGGTGGTTTATGGATACAAACAGAAAAATTATTTATTCACAGCCCAGTAGCAGGAGCATTTTATAATCCTAATTCTCCTTCTATTTCTGTTTCTATACATGGGTCTAATGCAGTAGTTAGTTCTAATGAAGGTATACTTGTTTTTAATAATAGTAATGGGAGTTGGAGCCAAACAGCAAAGCTTATAATTGATGCACCTTCTATTTTTTTTGGTTTTGGTAATAGATTTTCTAACATTGCAATTAATAAAGCAACTATAACAATTGGAGTAGCGAGCTATCTTTACATTTTTAATAACTACGGTAATAATACTTGGATAGAAACTAAAAAAGTAAGATTACCTTCTTCTTCTTCTTCTTCTGGTATTGGTCTAAGTGGTGGAGGTATAATCTCTTTAGCCTTAAGCGACAACAAAGTAATTTTAGGCTCTAATGTTCAAAATTCTGCTTATGATATAGGAGCAGCATATATACTACCTTATGATGATTCTTACATTAATAATTCCAATTTTTCTCTAGCTTCAAATGGACAAACTTGCTTGTGTGAAAATGCTGTAGATGGAGAATCTGGGACTTTAATTATAGATGGTATTGCTAAAAACTTTACGAAAAGAAACCTAAGGCAATTAACAGATTTACAAAATAGAGATACTGATTACAATCGCTATTCACTAGGAGAAACTCCTGAAACAAGTTTAACATGCACAAGTGGAATAACAGACCTCAGGGGTATTTTTGCTAGCGGACCTTATACAGAGCATCGATATCAACCTGATGAAGCACAATCCTATTTAGGTCATTGGGATGTTAGTAATGTTACAAATATGATGTCAATGTTTTCAACAATTGGCGTTAGTAAAGGGCGAATTACAGAAGTAGATCAAGGATTCGAATATTGGGATACTAGTAATGTTACAAATATGAGGTTTATGTTTGCAAATACTCAATTTGGCATTAGACTTGCTGGTTTTAGTAACTGGGATACTAGTAATGTTACTGATATGAACGGTATGTTTATGAATTCTAGAGCTATCGGTTTAGATCTTAGCAACTGGAATACTAGTAATGTTAAAGATATGAGTGGAATGTTTTCTTACGCAGCTGCGTATATTAATATTAGTAACTGGGATACTAGTAATGTTACAAATATGAGTCAAATGTTTGTATACTCTGGAGTTCATGGAGATATTAGTAACTGGGATGTTAGTAAGGTTACAAATATGTCAGAAATGTTTCGAAGAGCAGAAAGTTTTAATCAAGATATTAGTAACTGGGATGTTAGTAAGGTTACAAATATGACAAAAATGTTTAGTGTAGCAACCAGTTTTAAATATGACATTAGTAATTGGTGTGTTTCTAAAATTCCTTATGAGCCTACAGAATTTGCAAATGGAACTTATCAGTTTCCTGCTAATTTCAGACCAGTTTGGGGCACATGTCCTAGCGAATGTAATGTAGAGGCTTTAGTAAAAGATATTACTATTAATTTAGACAATAATGGAAACGCAATTTTAAATGCTTCTGATATTGATAATGGTTCTTCTGCAACTTGTGGCATTGCAACTATTTCAACAGATAAATCAACTTTCAATTGCTCTAATTTAGGTGTAAACATAGTAAATTTAACCGCTACAGATGTAAATGGAAATCAATCTATTACCACAGCAAATGTTACTGTTGAAGATAAAATTGCACCTACTGTGATTACTAAAGACATTACAGTTCAATTAGATGCTAACGGAAATGCTTTTATAACACCTGATATGATTAATGACGGATCTAATGATGCTTGTGGTATTGCTTCACTAGAATTCTTATCGGCAGCAACAGGTGGAGAATTAATCATTAATGGAGGTTTCGATAACGCTACAAATGACTGGACTAGAGTGGGTGGTTATATTGAATATAGAACAACAGGAGGTAATCCAGGTGCATATGTAGTTTTAAATGATGTAGGTGGGTCTTCTGACCCTGGCTTAAATCAAGTTATAAATGGCCTAACTATTGGACAAACATACATCATTATAGGCGATTACAGGAACGCATATAATTGTTGTGGTGCATTTATTGGGCAGACTGCTTTTGGTGTTGACGTTGACGGGAATCAAATTGCCGCATTGCCTAACCCAGGGACAAACTGGAGTCCATTCAGTGTGACTTTTACAGCTACAAGTTCTACACATACTGTAGGTTTTAGGGGTGAAATTAATGGTACAGATACAGATATAGCAATTGATAATGTAAGTATTGTCGCGCCTACTGGAAACACAACTACAACACTTATTAATTATAGCTGTGCAGATGTTATTGCGAATGAAGTTACTCTTGTTGTAACCGATGTGAACGGAAACATAAGCAACAAAACAGCACTAGTTACTGTTATAGATAAAATTTCACCAGAAATTACTGCTCCTGCTAACATTAGTGTTTTTGCTACAAGTGCTGCTGGTGCTGTAGTAGATTATATTACACCTGTTGGAACTGATAATTGTGCTGCAACAACCATATTAACAGAAGGTTTAGCTGATGGCGCAACTTTCCCTATAGGAGTTACAACTGTTACGTATACAGCAACTGACGCATCTGGCAACAGAGCTGTTGCTTCATTTAATGTAGAAGTAGTTGGTATTGCACCAGAAATTTTAGTTCCTACTAATATTTCTGTAAGTAACGACTCAGGTATATGTGGTGCTGTAATTAATTATACTGCTACAGAAACTACAGGTATTCCTGCTTCAACCATTACTTATGACATACAACCAGGTTCTTTATTTACTATTGGTTCAGTTACAGTAACGGCAACTGCTACAAACGCAATTGGTACATCTACAAAAACTTTTACAGTTAATGTAAACGATAATGAGGCTCCAACAGCAATAGCAAAAGACATTTCTATAGATTTAGATGCTAATGGGTTTGCTTCAATTACACCATCAATGATTGATAATGCTTCTTTTGATGCTTGTGGTATAGAAAGTATTCTTTTTGCTGGATCTGGCACTTTCAATGCAACTACTAATGAAGGTAACAACCTTGTTCTACAAGCTCCTTTAGGAAGTGTTATTGATGGTATTACTTTCGCAAGTTATGGAACACCTAATAATAATAATGCAGGTACATTTACAATTGGATCTTGTCATGCAAGTAACAGTTTATCAATAGTAGAAAGCTATGCTCTAGGTAAAAATTCTGTAACAATACCAGCTGTTAATGGTCTTTTTGGAGATCCTTGTGGCGGAACTTACAAAAGGTTATACGTTACAGCAACATATAGTGCAGAAACTACGACAGCAGGTTTTACATGTGCAAATGTTGGTAATAATCAAGTGACTCTTTTAGTTACAGATATTAATGGAAATATAGCTACAGCAACTGCAAATGTTACAGTTAAAGATAATATTGCCCCTAATGTAATCACGCAAAATATTACTGTTGAGTTAGATGCAAATGGAGTCGCTTCTATTACTACATCAATGATTGATGATGGTTCTAATGATGCTTGTGGTATTAAATCTTATACTTTAGATATTGATAACTTTACTTGCGCTAATGTTGGAGCAAATAATGTAATCTTATCTGTTGAAGATAATAACGGAAATGTGGCTTCTTTAAATGCTACTGTTACTGTTCAAGATAATATTGCACCAAATGTAATCACTCAAAATATCACTGTTGAGTTAGATGCAAATGGAGTCGCTTCTATTACACCTTTAATGATTAACAATGGCTCTTCTGATGCTTGTGGTATTAAATCTTATACTTTAGATATTGATAACTTTACTTGCGCAAATGTTGGAGCAAATAATGTAATCTTATCTGTTGAAGATAATAACGGAAATGTGGCTTCTTTAAATGCTGCTGTTACTGTTCAAGATAACATTGCACCAAATGTAATCACGCAAAATATTACTATTGAATTAGATGCAAATGGAGTCGCTTCTATTACTACATCAATGATTGATGATGGTTCTGCTGATGCTTGTGGTATTAAATCTTACACTTTAGATATTGATAACTTTACTTGCGCAAATGTTGGAGCAAATACTGTAATCTTAACTGTAACGGATAACAACAATAATATTTCTACCCAAACAGCAACTGTAACGGTTAAAGACAATGTAGATCCGATAGCAATCACACAGAGTGCAACTGTTCAATTAGATGCTTCTGGAAACGGAATGATAACTGCAGATGATATTGACAATGGTAGTAATGATGCTTGTGGAATCAAGTCTTTAGAATTAGATACCACTTCTTTTAGTTGTGAAAATGTTGGTTTGAATACAGTAACATTAACCGTAACCGATAACAATGATAATGTTTCTACACAAACAGCAACTGTAACTGTAGAAGACACTACTGCTCCAATTGTAATAACACAAAGTTATTCAATTGATTTAACGAATGGTGTTGCAGATATAACACCAAGTGATATTGATGGTGGTACTTTTGATAATTGTGATTTCACACTTTCTATTGATAAAGACCATTTTACTTGTGATGATATTGGAGACCATGTAGTAACTTTAACTGCTACAGATGCTTCTAATAATACAACTTCAAGTACTGCAATTGTTTCTGTTCTTGGTGATGTACCAACAATTGCAATAAATGATTTTAATGCAGTAGACACTCAGAAAGAAAATACTATTTTCTTAGGCTTTGCAGATACTGTTAATTTAACAACTACTGTTTCTGGTGGAAGTGGATTTACTTACGAATGGACCACCTCTTCTGGTGAAATAGTTTCTAATGAAGCAAATCCTAGTATCAGTCCAGAAGTAAGTACAACTTATAATGTAACTGTTACCAACTCTAATGGGTGTAATGCTTCAACTTCAATTTATGTATGTGTGATAGACGCTAGAGCTTTTGATAAAAAAGGAAAGTACAAAGGAAAGGTTACTGTTTGTCATCATACAAATGGTAAAAAAGGAACGAATCATGTTCAAATTAACATTAGTTCAGATGGTGTAATGACACACTTAACCAAACATGGTGTTGGTACTGATTATGCAGATACTTTAGGTGCTTGTAATGCTGTTTGTGTAGATAACACAAATGCTAGATCTGCTAGTAAGACAAGTTTTACAACTACTTCTATTGAAGATAACCTATTGATCTACCCTAATCCATCAAATGGTATTTTTGATATTAAATTAACAAGTGTTAATTTACAAACTGAGTTATTCCTTTTTGATACTACTGGTAAACTAATAGAACGTACATCTATTTCCAAAGAAAACAGTGCTGAAAACATTATTACAATAGGTAATCATAATTTAGCTTCTGGAATCTATCTATTAAAAATAATAAACAAAGAAGAAACAATTACTAAAAAACTAA